A window from Pseudomonas sp. Tri1 encodes these proteins:
- the raiA gene encoding ribosome-associated translation inhibitor RaiA: MQVNISGHQLEVTEPLRTYVGEKLDRLERHFDKITNVQVTMTVEKLLQKIEATLHIPGGEVVANAEHSDMYAAIDLLTDKLDRQLKKHKEKTQSLLQGATGR; this comes from the coding sequence ATGCAAGTCAACATCAGTGGACACCAACTGGAAGTGACCGAACCCCTGCGCACCTACGTCGGCGAAAAACTCGACCGATTGGAAAGGCATTTCGACAAGATCACCAACGTGCAAGTGACGATGACCGTCGAGAAGCTGCTGCAGAAAATCGAAGCCACGTTGCATATCCCCGGCGGAGAAGTGGTTGCCAACGCGGAGCATTCAGACATGTATGCCGCAATTGACCTGCTGACCGACAAGCTGGATCGCCAACTTAAAAAGCATAAGGAAAAGACCCAGAGCCTCCTCCAGGGCGCGACCGGTCGTTAA